Proteins from a genomic interval of Ralstonia wenshanensis:
- a CDS encoding glycosyltransferase family 25 protein, with product MSSRVPTFFINLEHDAGRREALERQLDALGLPHSRFPAVYGKALPADELARHYDHARATSQSRELTVGEVGCALSHLGVYRAMIEQNLPYALILEDDAKLGPDVPAVLDALAQSVSPDEPVVTLLTHIDRYYKRSARPLTADHRTVKLANYQWLAHGYFITRAAAKRMVEQLYPVWLAADYWYKFEREGIVQIRAVVPYVIGVQHFDSGSNLEADRAIKSREADNRLGVGHHLHQIVVRKFLYQIFVRPFLGIVKQKKTW from the coding sequence ATGAGTTCGCGCGTTCCCACGTTTTTCATCAATCTTGAGCACGACGCCGGACGCCGCGAGGCGCTGGAACGCCAGCTTGACGCGCTGGGCCTGCCGCACAGCCGTTTCCCAGCTGTGTACGGCAAGGCGCTCCCCGCCGACGAACTTGCGCGCCACTACGATCATGCGCGCGCGACGAGTCAAAGCCGCGAATTGACTGTCGGCGAAGTCGGCTGCGCGCTGAGCCACCTAGGTGTCTACCGGGCAATGATCGAGCAGAACCTGCCCTACGCGCTCATCCTGGAAGACGATGCAAAGCTCGGGCCGGATGTGCCAGCCGTGCTCGACGCGCTCGCACAGAGCGTGTCGCCCGACGAACCGGTCGTCACATTGCTCACGCACATCGACCGTTACTACAAGCGCAGCGCCCGGCCGCTGACAGCTGACCACCGCACGGTCAAACTTGCCAACTACCAGTGGCTTGCGCATGGCTATTTCATCACGCGCGCGGCGGCCAAGCGCATGGTCGAGCAGCTCTATCCCGTGTGGCTGGCCGCAGACTATTGGTACAAGTTCGAGCGCGAAGGCATCGTGCAGATACGCGCGGTCGTGCCTTATGTGATTGGCGTGCAGCACTTCGATAGCGGCTCCAACCTGGAAGCCGATCGCGCCATCAAAAGTCGTGAAGCCGACAACCGGCTCGGGGTCGGCCATCATCTGCACCAGATCGTGGTGCGCAAGTTCCTCTATCAGATATTCGTGCGGCCGTTCCTCGGCATCGTGAAGCAGAAGAAGACCTGGTGA
- the mdlC gene encoding benzoylformate decarboxylase: MTRTSLALTTVRDATIDLLRRLGMTYVFGNPGSTELPMFRDFPEDFRYILGLQEAVVVGMADGFAQATGNAALVNLHSAAGVGNAMGNIFTAFKNRTPLVITAGQQARSILPFDPFLASNQATELPKPYVKWSAEPARAQDVPLALARAYHIAMQEPRGPVLVSIPVDDWDQPAAPVAVHEVATAVRPDPVMLARIGDLLDAAQRPAFVVGAAVDRAGAWDAVVQLAETHNARVFTAPMAGRGAFPEDHRLFAGFLPAMREKIVSLLQGHDVVFALGAPAFTYHVEGHGPHVPVGAKLVQLIDDPATAAWTPEGISAVGNIRLGVLDLLARPAPPARPLPAPRVESPRAEPASPMSAAFVLQTLDAVRGPTDIVVEEAPSARATMQAYLPMRRAGAFYTMDSGGLGYGMPAAVGVALATPGKRVIGLIGDGSSMYSIQALWSAALLKLPMTFVILNNRRYAALQDFAPVFGFAPTDAVQGTDLHGIDFVGLARAMGCTGQRAGDPRALESVLRTGLQSAGPTLIEVEIA; the protein is encoded by the coding sequence ATGACCCGCACTTCGCTCGCGCTGACCACCGTGCGCGACGCCACGATCGACTTGCTGCGCCGACTCGGCATGACCTACGTGTTCGGCAATCCGGGCTCGACCGAGTTGCCGATGTTTCGCGATTTTCCGGAGGATTTCCGCTACATCCTGGGCTTGCAGGAAGCCGTGGTGGTCGGCATGGCGGACGGCTTTGCGCAGGCAACGGGCAATGCCGCGCTGGTGAACCTGCATTCGGCGGCCGGTGTCGGCAATGCCATGGGCAATATCTTCACGGCCTTCAAGAACCGTACGCCGCTTGTGATTACCGCCGGGCAGCAGGCGCGGTCCATCCTGCCATTTGATCCGTTCCTGGCTTCCAACCAGGCGACGGAACTGCCCAAGCCGTATGTGAAGTGGAGCGCTGAGCCCGCGCGTGCGCAAGATGTGCCGCTGGCGCTGGCCCGCGCATATCACATTGCGATGCAGGAGCCGCGCGGCCCCGTGCTGGTGTCGATTCCCGTGGATGACTGGGACCAGCCTGCCGCGCCTGTTGCCGTGCACGAAGTGGCGACAGCGGTGCGGCCCGATCCGGTCATGCTGGCGCGCATCGGCGACCTGCTCGACGCGGCGCAGCGGCCGGCGTTCGTGGTTGGGGCCGCGGTCGATCGCGCTGGCGCGTGGGATGCCGTCGTGCAACTCGCCGAGACCCACAACGCGCGCGTGTTCACCGCGCCGATGGCAGGGCGCGGGGCGTTTCCGGAAGACCACCGCCTTTTCGCCGGTTTTCTTCCCGCCATGCGTGAAAAGATCGTCAGCCTCCTGCAGGGACATGACGTGGTGTTCGCGCTCGGCGCCCCGGCGTTTACGTATCACGTGGAAGGCCATGGGCCGCATGTGCCGGTCGGGGCGAAGCTCGTGCAGTTGATCGACGATCCAGCGACCGCTGCGTGGACGCCGGAGGGCATTTCCGCCGTTGGCAACATCCGCCTGGGTGTGCTGGATCTGCTCGCCCGCCCCGCGCCACCGGCACGGCCGCTGCCCGCGCCACGCGTCGAATCGCCGCGCGCCGAGCCGGCGTCGCCCATGTCGGCGGCCTTTGTTCTGCAGACGCTCGACGCTGTACGCGGACCCACAGACATCGTTGTCGAAGAAGCCCCGAGTGCCCGGGCGACCATGCAGGCCTATCTGCCGATGCGCCGCGCCGGCGCCTTCTACACGATGGACAGCGGCGGCTTGGGCTACGGCATGCCCGCCGCCGTGGGAGTTGCTCTGGCCACCCCTGGTAAGCGTGTCATCGGCTTGATTGGCGATGGTTCGAGCATGTATTCGATCCAGGCGTTGTGGAGCGCGGCGCTGCTCAAGTTGCCCATGACATTCGTGATCCTGAACAACCGCCGCTATGCCGCCCTGCAGGATTTCGCCCCGGTATTCGGCTTTGCGCCAACCGACGCGGTGCAGGGCACGGATCTGCACGGCATCGATTTCGTAGGCCTGGCCCGCGCGATGGGTTGCACTGGCCAGCGCGCGGGCGACCCGCGTGCGCTGGAATCCGTACTGCGTACAGGGCTGCAATCCGCCGGACCAACCTTGATTGAAGTGGAGATCGCTTGA
- a CDS encoding LysR family transcriptional regulator produces MTFDLRQLRAFTTIVSTGSLGRAAEVLHVTQPALSRIVKRLEDEVGAPLFERHSKGMQLTAIGQALLPHASLLQHEANYAQEEINAMRGLAKGTIRVGAVGSIASYVLPLAVGTVVARWPNLRVEILEGVWDRLAEGLVKHEIDLALSMAMADTDEIIAIADCRWADASFVVASPEHSLRHRPGLTLADTLDAFWAVPPRGTGPYEHMRQVFEAAGLGLPNIVVETRSVTALKSLVARSGFLSWMAEPMIDAERRAGVIEPLPIPGLVARRTLTAFRRRHGILPSPAVKLLEALRELTA; encoded by the coding sequence ATGACTTTCGATCTGCGTCAGTTGCGCGCCTTCACCACCATCGTTTCCACGGGCAGCCTCGGGCGTGCGGCAGAGGTGCTGCACGTCACGCAACCTGCGCTCAGCCGCATCGTCAAGCGGTTAGAAGACGAAGTGGGCGCCCCGCTGTTCGAGCGGCATTCCAAGGGAATGCAACTCACGGCCATCGGGCAGGCGCTCCTGCCGCACGCGTCGCTGCTCCAGCACGAGGCCAATTACGCACAGGAAGAGATCAACGCGATGCGCGGCCTTGCCAAGGGCACCATCCGCGTGGGTGCGGTGGGCAGCATCGCAAGCTATGTCTTGCCGCTGGCCGTCGGCACGGTGGTAGCCCGCTGGCCGAACCTGCGCGTAGAGATCTTGGAAGGCGTATGGGACCGGCTGGCCGAAGGGTTGGTCAAGCACGAGATCGACCTCGCGCTTTCCATGGCGATGGCGGATACCGATGAAATCATCGCCATCGCGGATTGCCGCTGGGCGGATGCGAGTTTCGTGGTCGCGTCGCCGGAGCATTCGCTACGCCATCGCCCAGGCCTGACATTGGCCGATACGCTGGATGCATTCTGGGCCGTTCCGCCGCGCGGCACCGGCCCGTACGAGCACATGCGCCAGGTATTCGAAGCCGCCGGTCTTGGGCTGCCGAATATCGTTGTGGAAACGCGCTCGGTGACGGCACTCAAGAGCCTGGTGGCGCGCTCCGGCTTCCTGAGCTGGATGGCCGAACCGATGATCGATGCCGAGCGCCGCGCCGGCGTGATCGAGCCATTGCCGATTCCCGGCCTGGTGGCACGCCGCACGCTCACCGCGTTCCGCCGCCGGCACGGCATTCTGCCGAGCCCGGCCGTCAAGCTGCTCGAAGCGTTGCGCGAGCTGACGGCGTAG
- a CDS encoding peroxidase-related enzyme, with protein MTTTTPPISRFPVPELADIPEDIRARILEVQEKSGFVPNVFLALSHRPDECRAFFAYHDALMLRDGSSLTKGEREMIVVATSAANQCLYCVVAHGAILRIYEKKPLVADQIAVNYRKADITPRQRAMLDFAMKVCTESHSVNDADYEALRGLGFDDEDIWDITGITAFFGLSNRMANVISMRPNDEFFLLGRVPREKK; from the coding sequence GTGACGACCACAACGCCGCCCATCAGCCGGTTCCCCGTTCCTGAACTGGCAGACATTCCCGAAGATATCCGCGCGCGCATCCTGGAGGTGCAGGAGAAGAGCGGCTTTGTGCCGAACGTCTTCCTGGCGCTGTCGCATCGGCCCGACGAGTGCCGCGCCTTCTTTGCATACCACGATGCCCTGATGCTGCGCGATGGCAGCAGCCTCACCAAGGGCGAGCGCGAGATGATCGTGGTCGCCACGTCCGCCGCCAACCAGTGCCTGTATTGCGTGGTCGCACACGGCGCCATCCTGCGCATCTACGAGAAGAAGCCACTGGTGGCCGACCAGATCGCCGTCAATTACCGCAAGGCCGATATCACGCCCCGCCAGCGCGCCATGCTCGACTTTGCGATGAAGGTCTGCACCGAATCGCACAGCGTCAATGACGCCGACTATGAAGCACTGCGCGGGCTCGGCTTCGATGATGAGGACATTTGGGATATCACCGGCATCACCGCCTTCTTTGGCCTGTCGAATCGCATGGCGAATGTGATTTCGATGCGGCCCAATGACGAATTCTTCCTGCTTGGCCGCGTGCCGCGCGAGAAGAAGTAG
- the msbA gene encoding lipid A export permease/ATP-binding protein MsbA codes for MLKRLWGYLRPELTAFILAMVAMGVVAATEGIIPKVVKDLLDQGFGGEYAGRLWQVPAMLVGIAVVRGIAQFASTYLLSLVSNKVLLNLRMKMFERLLQAPASYYQRNTAASIINAVIFEVNQVLQVLTGVFITLVRDSMTVLALLIFLFYTNWRLTLVVAVILPIIGLLMSRINRRLRSLNRESQNLTNQAAYVVEEAVGGYKVVKLHGGEAYESLRFNAMTNRLRGYAMRVAVAGGLNQPVTQFLAALALSIILAIAMMQAQANQTTVGGFTGFVMAMLLLISPLKHLTDVNQPLQRGLTAAEFIFGLIDTPIEPQEGGKKIDRARGDVRFDNVTFRYGEDGRAALDNVNLHVKPGEVVALVGPSGSGKTTLVNLLPRFFDPTSGTISLDGEALADLALHDLRRQIAFVSQDVVLFNDTIAANVAYGARDASEIDMARVRRALEAAYLTDVVDNLPEGIDTNVGDNGSKLSGGQRQRLAIARAIYKDAPILILDEATSALDSESERQVQAALERLMEGRTTLVIAHRLSTIENADRIIVLEHGKIAEAGTHRELIERDGLYAGLHRIQFATQ; via the coding sequence ATGCTCAAGCGGTTATGGGGCTACCTGCGCCCCGAATTGACCGCCTTCATCCTGGCAATGGTCGCCATGGGCGTGGTGGCGGCCACTGAGGGGATCATCCCGAAGGTCGTAAAGGATTTGCTGGATCAGGGCTTCGGCGGTGAATACGCCGGCAGGCTGTGGCAGGTGCCGGCCATGCTGGTGGGCATTGCCGTGGTGCGCGGCATCGCGCAGTTTGCGTCGACGTATCTGTTGAGCCTGGTGTCGAACAAGGTGCTGCTGAATCTGCGGATGAAGATGTTCGAGCGCCTGCTGCAGGCGCCCGCTTCGTACTATCAGCGCAATACGGCGGCGTCGATCATCAACGCGGTCATCTTTGAAGTGAACCAGGTGCTGCAGGTGCTCACCGGCGTGTTCATCACGCTGGTGCGCGATTCGATGACCGTGCTGGCGCTGCTGATCTTCCTCTTCTATACCAATTGGCGCCTGACGCTGGTGGTGGCGGTGATCTTGCCGATCATCGGGCTGCTGATGTCGCGTATCAACCGCCGGCTGCGCTCGCTCAACCGCGAGAGCCAGAACCTGACCAACCAGGCCGCCTATGTGGTGGAGGAAGCCGTGGGCGGCTACAAGGTCGTCAAGCTGCATGGCGGCGAGGCGTATGAATCGCTGCGCTTCAATGCCATGACGAATCGTCTGCGTGGTTACGCCATGCGCGTGGCCGTGGCCGGTGGCCTGAACCAGCCGGTGACGCAGTTTCTGGCGGCGCTGGCGCTGTCGATCATCCTGGCCATTGCCATGATGCAGGCACAGGCCAACCAGACCACGGTCGGCGGCTTTACCGGCTTCGTGATGGCGATGCTGCTGTTGATCTCGCCGCTCAAGCACTTGACCGACGTGAATCAGCCGCTGCAGCGCGGCCTGACCGCCGCCGAGTTCATCTTCGGCCTGATCGACACACCGATCGAACCGCAAGAAGGTGGCAAGAAGATTGATCGCGCCCGTGGCGACGTCCGCTTTGACAACGTCACGTTCCGCTATGGCGAAGACGGCCGGGCAGCGCTTGACAACGTCAACCTGCACGTCAAGCCGGGCGAGGTCGTTGCGCTGGTCGGGCCATCGGGCAGCGGCAAGACCACGCTGGTGAACCTGCTGCCGCGCTTCTTTGATCCCACCTCGGGCACGATCTCGCTCGACGGCGAAGCGCTAGCGGATCTGGCGCTGCACGACTTGCGCCGCCAGATTGCCTTCGTGAGCCAGGATGTGGTGCTGTTCAACGACACCATTGCCGCCAACGTGGCCTATGGCGCGCGAGACGCCTCCGAGATCGACATGGCCCGCGTGCGCCGTGCGCTGGAAGCAGCCTACCTGACCGATGTGGTCGACAATCTGCCCGAGGGTATCGATACCAATGTCGGCGACAACGGTTCGAAGCTGTCTGGTGGCCAGCGCCAGCGCTTGGCGATTGCACGCGCGATCTACAAAGACGCGCCGATCCTGATCCTGGACGAAGCGACGTCCGCACTGGATTCGGAGTCCGAACGCCAGGTGCAGGCCGCGCTCGAGCGCCTGATGGAAGGCCGTACGACGCTGGTGATCGCGCACCGCCTGTCGACCATCGAAAATGCCGACCGCATCATCGTGCTCGAGCACGGCAAGATTGCAGAAGCCGGCACGCACCGCGAGCTCATCGAGCGCGATGGGTTGTATGCTGGACTGCATCGCATCCAGTTCGCCACCCAGTAA